The following coding sequences lie in one Arachis ipaensis cultivar K30076 chromosome B05, Araip1.1, whole genome shotgun sequence genomic window:
- the LOC107642507 gene encoding rab escort protein 1 (The sequence of the model RefSeq protein was modified relative to this genomic sequence to represent the inferred CDS: added 129 bases not found in genome assembly): MAVSEASAYPPIEPTNFDLIIVGTGLPESILAAAASAVKKTVLHLDPNSFYGSHFATLSLIDLTSHLNSHSVPAPPLPPSAAGSGDSDYAVVDLVHDPLYSDIEVEWHGSEDETSKIREDSRKFNIDLGGPRALFCADSCIDLLLKSGAAQYLEFKGVDASLVYEPNGSGLANVPDSRGAIFRDKNLSLKEKNQLMRFFKLVQQHLAGGGDQSESGGDIQKISQEDLESPFVSFLDKMRLPPKIKSILLYAIAMLDYDQDNNEVCKDLLKTKDGIDRLAQYSSSVGRFPNAPGALLYPIYGEGELPQAFCRRAAVKGCIYVLRMPVTSLLIDKVTGCYKGVRLVSGQDLYSHQLIMDPSFVIPSPLSPSLGDFPREKIQLLSQRDLKGMVARGICITRSSIKPDLLNCSVVYPPRSLYPEQVTSVRALQIGSNLAVCPAGTFILYFSTVCNDADEGKKLLKAAMNALLTPPVSVTSESNPIVQSDNEDVKPIVLWNAFYIQKVFTGKFDTMTSAPTPDGNLNYADILDATEKLFGQMYPDQAFFPKTESPEDTMDENGVIMES; the protein is encoded by the exons ATGGCCGTATCCGAAGCCTCAGCCTACCCTCCCATCGAGCCAACAAACTTCGATCTCATCATCGTTGGCACTGGCCTGC ATTCCGTCCCcgcaccaccactaccaccatctGCCGCCGGATCCGGTGATTCCGATTACGCCGTCGTGGACCTCGTCCACGATCCACTCTACTCCGATATTGAGGTCGAATGGCATGGTTCCGAGGACGAAACCTCGAAGATTCGAGAAGATTCCAGAAAATTCAACATCGATTTGGGAGGACCTAGGGCGCTGTTCTGCGCCGATAGTTGCATCGATCTGTTGCTGAAATCCGGAGCGGCACAGTATCTCGAATTCAAGGGCGTGGATGCGAGCCTCGTGTACGAGCCTAATGGCAGCGGTTTGGCGAACGTGCCGGATTCTCGCGGAGCGATTTTCAGGGACAAGAATCTTTCGCTGAAGGAGAAGAACCAGCTGATGAGGTTCTTCAAGCTCGTGCAGCAGCACCTTGCTGGTGGTGGCGATCAAAGTGAAAGTGGCGGCGACATTCAGAAGATTTCGCAGGAAGATCTGGAGAGTCCATTCGTTAGTTTCCTGGATAAGATGCGGTTGCCGCCAAAGATAAAATC AATTCTTTTGTATGCTATCGCCATGTTAGATTATGACCAAGACAATAATGAGGTTTGCAAAGATTTGCTCAAGACAAAGGATGGTATTGATCGTTTAGCTCAATACAGCTCATCTGTTGGAAG GTTTCCTAATGCACCAGGGGCTTTGCTTTATCCTATTTACGGTGAAGGAGAACTACCACAAGCTTTCTGTCGCCGTGCTGCTGTCAAAGGTTGCATTTAT GTTCTCAGGATGCCAGTTACTTCTCTGCTTATTGATAAG GTTACTGGGTGTTATAAAGGTGTCAGACTAGTTTCAGGTCAAGATTTATATAGCCATCAGCTAATCATGGATCCGTCATTTGTGATTCCATCACCACTGTCCCCATCTCTAGGCGATTTTCCCAGAGAGAAGATCCAATTATTGAGTCAGAGAGATTTGAAAGGAATGGTGGCCAGGGGGATATGCATCACAAGGAGTTCCATAAAGCCTGATTTATTAAATTGCTCAGTGGTGTATCCCCCTAGAT CTTTGTATCCTGAACAAGTGACGTCGGTCAGAGCTCTTCAAATAGGATCAAACCTTGCTGTTTGTCCCGCGGGCAC ctttattttaTACTTCTCCACTGTGTGCAATGATGCTGATGAAGGAAAGAAGTTATTAAAAGCAGCCATGAATGCTCTTCTTACACCGCCTGTGTCTGTAACCTCTGAAAGTAATCCAATTGTTCAAAGTGATAATGAAGATGTAAAACCCATTGTGCTCTGGAATGCATTTTATATCCAGAAAGTATTCACG GGTAAATTTGACACTATGACCTCCGCTCCAACACCAGATGGAAATCTAAACTATGCTGACATTTTAGATGCGACTGAGAAG CTATTCGGTCAAATGTACCCAGATCAAGCATTCTTTCCAAAGACAGAATCACCTGAAGATACTATGGATGAGAATGGAGTGATTATGGAAAGCTAA
- the LOC107642508 gene encoding protein RKD5, with product MDSSLSILLVFNNTIQPELFRSVHVYCRELLDGDEREEEEVVVEREFVLSESGFYVEMKCTPILTSLKLCVDDVCEGYKNGVWLCVFAFHADHTPQFTHIPSILLFARNSKLKAIPNLLNDLQIIYKLELKAEVKDDLPDSSKEESQGNSDGHQSPQKVLPVFNQDLNCLPLDEDTTELIDKKTNVESLPGFGAKKRRAQSDHIAKIALPDLVKYFDVPIVEASRNLNIGLTVLKRKCREFGIPRWPHRKIKSLDNLIHDLEEEAKHQEPKDKVAAMAMVRRQRMLECEKENMEKKPFMDIQTETKRFRQDVFKRRHRARAVEKQSSAV from the exons ATGGATTCCTCACTCAGCATCCTCTTAGTCTTCAACAACACCATCCAACCAG AGTTGTTCAGGAGCGTGCATGTGTATTGCAGAGAATTATTGGATGGGGACGAAAGGGAGGAAGAAGAAGTGGTAGTTGAGAGGGAGTTTGTGTTATCTGAGAGTGGCTTCTACGTGGAAATGAAGTGCACTCCAATTCTCACATCACTCAAGCTTTGTGTTGATGATGTTTGTGAAGGTTACAAGAATGGTGTGTGGCTTTGTGTCTTTGCGTTTCATGCTGATCACACGCCTCAATTCACACACATTCCTTCAATTTTGTTGTTCGCCAG AAACTCAAAACTCAAGGCAATTCCCAACTTGCTTAATGATCTCCAGATTATATACAAGCTGGAATTGAAAGCAGAAGTCAAAGATGATCTGCCAGATTCTTCAAAGGAAGAATCACAGGGAAATAGCGATGGTCACCAATCACCACAGAAAGTCTTGCCAGTATTTAATCAGGATCTAAATTGCCTTCCTTTGGATGAAGACACAACTGAGTTGATCGACAAGAAGACAAATGTTGAAAGCTTACCAG GTTTTGGAGCAAAGAAAAGGAGGGCGCAAAGCGACCACATAGCGAAAATTGCTTTACCAGATTTGGTCAAGTACTTTGATGTGCCAATTGTAGAAGCGTCAAGAAATCTGAATATTGGGCTTACAGTTCTCAAGAGAAAGTGCAGAGAATTTGGTATTCCCCGCTGGCCACATAGGAAGATAAAATCACTTGACAATCTCATTCATGATCTTGAg GAAGAGGCGAAACACCAAGAACCAAAGGACAAGGTGGCAGCGATGGCGATGGTGAGGAGGCAAAGGATGTTGGAATGCGAAAAGGAAAACATGGAGAAGAAGCCCTTCATGGACATACAAACTGAGACCAAGAGATTCAGGCAAGATGTGTTCAAGAGAAGGCACAGAGCTAGAGCTGTTGAAAAACAAAGTTCTGCAGTTTAA
- the LOC107639972 gene encoding uncharacterized protein LOC107639972, protein MSAELKRSSDYSLFVKFIGDQISILLVYVDDIVLTGNSISELPAIKSILHQHFRIKDLGPLKYFLGIEVAQSEKGICLSQRKYCLDLLEDSGLLGAKPASVPMDSTTRLHQDQSPLLSDPFVYRRLVGRLIYLTTTRPDIMYATQQLSQFMASPTESHLQAAKHVLRYLKTSPGKGLFFPRESEIQLLGFSDSDWAGCPDTEGRDYNK, encoded by the coding sequence ATGTCAGCAGAGCTCAAGAGGAGCTCTGATTATAGTTTATTTGTCAAATTCATTGGTGATCAAATTTCTATCCTTTTAGTCTATGTTGACGACATTGTTCTCACTGGTAATTCTATTTCTGAACTTCCTGCCATCAAGTCTATTTTACACCAACACTTCCGAATTAAAGACTTGGgcccattaaaatattttttgggtattgaagTTGCTCAATCAGAGAAGGGAATTTGCTTATCTCAGAGAAAATATTGTCTTGATCTTTTGGAGGATTCTGGTTTATTAGGTGCTAAACCTGCCTCTGTTCCAATGGATAGTACCACAAGACTACATCAAGACCAAAGTCCCTTGCTATCCGACCCTTTTGTATATCGTCGTTTGGTTGGCCGTCTTATCTATCTCACCACTACTCGACCGGACATCATGTATGCTActcaacaattaagtcaattCATGGCATCTCCTACTGAATCTCATCTTCAAGCTGCCAAGCATGTGTTACGATATCTGAAAACTAGTCCCGGCAAAGGACTTTTCTTTCCAAGGGAATCAGAAATTCAGCTTCTCGGCTTCAGTGACTCTGATTGGGCCGGATGTCCTGACACGGAGGGGAGGGACTACAATAAATAG
- the LOC107642509 gene encoding probable serine/threonine-protein kinase CST, with product MGNCFGSPPTNESHSTINKPRHYSGSWSGGDESKKVASSTIDDGGTSSQGISSHQFSASASEISSFGGSFGGSIITHSGQILETPNLKVFSFMELRVATKNFKPDTLLGEGGFGKVYKGWLDQRTLSPAKAGSGMVVAVKRLNTESVQGFQEWKSEVSFLGRISHPNLVKLLGYCREADELLLVYEFMPKGSLESHLFRRNSNTTEPISWNTRLKIAIDAARGLAFLHTSEKQVIYRDFKASNILLDGDYNAKISDFGLAKLGPAGGESHVSTRIMGTYGYAAPEYIATGHLYVKSDVYGFGVVLLEMLTGLRALDTKRPTNQQNLVEWKRHSLSDKKNINKNIMDPRIEDQYSLKAATQAAQLTLKCLEPVPKNRPSMNEVLKSLESIAAIKHRTSKKPSKKLNTMHSAN from the exons ATGGGTAATTGTTTTGGTTCACCACCTACGAATGAATCACACTCTACCATCAATAAACCTCGTCATTATTCAG GTTCGTGGAGTGGTGGTGATGAGAGCAAGAAGGTGGCATCATCAACAATTGATGATGGAGGAACAAGCAGTCAAGGAATTAGTAGTCATCAGTTTTCGGCATCGGCATCGGAGATTTCGAGTTTCGGTGGAAGCTTCGGTGGATCGATCATAACTCACAGTGGCCAGATTCTTGAGACTCCGAATCTGAAAGTGTTCAGTTTCATGGAATTGAGAGTGGCAACGAAGAACTTCAAGCCGGATACATTGCTGGGCGAAGGAGGATTCGGAAAGGTTTACAAAGGTTGGTTGGATCAGAGAACGCTTTCTCCGGCCAAAGCAGGTTCCGGCATGGTCGTCGCCGTCAAGAGACTCAACACCGAGAGCGTTCAGGGATTTCAAGAGTGGAAG TCAGAAGTCAGCTTCTTAGGAAGGATTTCTCACCCAAATCTTGTTAAGCTTTTGGGTTATTGTAGAGAAGCTGATGAACTTCTCCTTGTTTACGAGTTCATGCCTAAGGGAAGCTTGGAGAGCCATCTCTTCAGAA GAAACTCTAATACAACAGAACCAATTTCTTGGAACACTCGTCTCAAAATAGCCATTGATGCTGCTAGAGGCTTGGCCTTCTTGCACACTTCAGAAAAGCAAGTTATATATAGAGATTTTAAGGCCTCCAATATATTATTAGATGGG GATTACAATGCAAAGATTTCGGATTTTGGATTAGCTAAATTGGGGCCTGCTGGAGGAGAATCACATGTGAGTACCAGAATCATGGGCACCTATGGTTATGCTGCTCCAGAATACATAGCAACTG GTCATTTGTATGTGAAAAGTGATGTGTATGGATTTGGTGTAGTGCTGCTTGAAATGCTGACAGGGCTGAGAGCACTTGACACAAAGAGACCAACAAATCAGCAGAACCTTGTTGAATGGAAGAGGCATTCACTCTCTGATAAGAAGAACATTAATAAGAACATCATGGATCCAAGAATTGAGGATCAATACTCACTCAAAGCTGCAACACAGGCAGCTCAACTTACCCTTAAATGCCTTGAACCTGTCCCCAAGAACCGCCCTTCTATGAATGAAGTCTTGAAGTCTTTGGAATCCATTGCTGCTATCAAACATAGAACCTCCAAGAAGCCTTCCAAGAAATTAAACACCATGCATAGTGCTAATTAA